A genome region from Arthrobacter agilis includes the following:
- a CDS encoding DHA2 family efflux MFS transporter permease subunit, with protein sequence MSEIRMGTAAGRWVLLATVLGSGIAGIDATVVNVALPTIGADLGADFAALQWMVTGYTLTLASFILLGGSLGDRFGRRRVFVIGVIWFAVASLLCGLAPDAGLLIAARALQGVGGALLTPGSLAILQAGFSGEDRARAIGAWSGLGGVATAIGPFLGGWLVESVSWRWVFLINVPLAAAVVWIAARHVPESRDDAATGRIDVAGAVLGALALAGTTYALIEAPARGFDQPAVLASAVLGLLAAAVFLVVEWRTAHPMLPLRIFANRQFSAANAVTFLIYAVFGGIFFLLVLHLQIVAGFSPVGAGTSMLPITALMLVLSPRAGALGSRIGPRIPMTVGPLLCAVALVLMLRIGPGASYVLDVLPPVVVLGLGLSLLVAPLTSAALSAVPEHQAGLASGVNNAVARAAGLVAIAVLPAAVGLTGDAYGDPAVFEAGFAAACMIGAVVLVCGGLLAALTIRKPAVPESEHPAHCAVEGTPAAPGALHQARNATPRGHPGT encoded by the coding sequence ATGAGCGAGATCCGGATGGGGACAGCCGCCGGGAGGTGGGTCCTCCTGGCCACGGTGCTGGGCTCCGGCATCGCGGGGATCGATGCCACAGTCGTGAATGTCGCCCTGCCGACGATCGGGGCCGACCTCGGCGCCGACTTCGCCGCCCTGCAGTGGATGGTGACCGGGTACACCCTGACGCTCGCCTCCTTCATCCTGCTGGGCGGCTCCCTCGGGGACAGGTTCGGGCGGAGGCGTGTCTTCGTGATCGGCGTCATCTGGTTCGCCGTCGCATCCCTGCTCTGCGGACTGGCCCCGGACGCCGGTCTGCTCATCGCGGCGCGTGCCCTCCAGGGCGTGGGCGGGGCGTTGCTCACGCCGGGGAGCCTCGCCATCCTCCAGGCGGGGTTCTCCGGCGAGGATCGCGCCCGAGCGATCGGTGCCTGGTCCGGCCTCGGTGGAGTGGCCACCGCGATCGGCCCCTTCCTCGGAGGCTGGCTCGTGGAGAGCGTCTCCTGGCGGTGGGTGTTCCTCATCAACGTCCCCCTCGCCGCCGCTGTCGTCTGGATCGCGGCACGTCACGTACCGGAGAGCCGCGACGACGCAGCCACGGGTCGGATCGACGTCGCCGGAGCGGTGCTCGGCGCCCTGGCCCTCGCCGGCACGACGTATGCGCTGATCGAAGCGCCGGCCAGGGGCTTCGATCAGCCGGCCGTCCTGGCGAGCGCCGTCCTCGGTCTCCTCGCCGCCGCGGTGTTCTTGGTCGTGGAGTGGCGCACGGCGCATCCGATGCTCCCGCTGCGGATCTTCGCCAACCGTCAGTTCAGCGCCGCGAACGCCGTTACCTTCCTCATCTACGCCGTCTTCGGCGGCATCTTCTTCCTGCTCGTCCTGCACCTCCAGATCGTGGCGGGATTCAGCCCGGTGGGAGCCGGGACCTCGATGCTGCCGATCACGGCCCTGATGCTCGTGCTCTCCCCCCGAGCGGGAGCGCTCGGCTCGCGCATCGGCCCGAGGATCCCCATGACCGTGGGCCCGCTGCTGTGCGCCGTGGCGCTGGTCCTGATGCTGCGGATCGGGCCGGGGGCGTCCTACGTCCTCGACGTACTGCCGCCCGTGGTGGTGCTGGGGCTGGGCCTCTCGCTGCTCGTGGCGCCCCTCACGTCGGCGGCCCTGTCCGCTGTGCCCGAACACCAGGCAGGACTGGCGTCGGGGGTGAACAACGCCGTGGCCCGCGCGGCGGGCCTCGTCGCCATCGCCGTCCTGCCGGCCGCCGTCGGGCTCACCGGGGACGCCTACGGCGATCCGGCCGTGTTCGAGGCGGGGTTCGCCGCGGCCTGCATGATCGGCGCCGTGGTGCTGGTGTGCGGCGGCCTCCTGGCGGCCCTGACCATCCGGAAGCCGGCCGTCCCGGAGAGCGAGCACCCGGCGCACTGCGCGGTCGAGGGGACGCCCGCCGCTCCCGGTGCCCTGCACCAGGCGCGGAACGCGACGCCGCGTGGACATCCGGGGACATGA